The following are encoded together in the Streptomyces flavofungini genome:
- a CDS encoding sialidase family protein, which produces MGVWVLVACGAGAEGGGSGGARASGGRGAEKAGGRGAEKAAGGRAPVQRIPSAPDLPGSPFGIGFAADGSGFALLVECAERRCRQHVAVLEGGAKAWRRGSSPLRDVTSGRGVSADLTVLGPGRALIGEGSERVDAPGRTWFTGDGGRTWRRGTAGAAAAGPAAAVARGGVLFPECLERDRSDPNDCVRERLLALSPRTGRHHVLVHQPPLKGPLRQAGDLSGAGLFVSGTDPRTGLPALARSTDRGRTWQRPRLPGVGAEGAVFRVVGGRGGLYATQHGPVSPPAKNGLVTMHVSKDGGLTWTRVWRHRKGVEPRTLIGDVLVADDSSVTLHGEDGGWRSTDGARTFVRVTARTPSGSVVATPVGWLRRDSFGGNEFRISADGVHWRGFRLGRGD; this is translated from the coding sequence GTGGGGGTCTGGGTGCTGGTGGCATGCGGGGCGGGCGCGGAGGGCGGAGGCAGCGGGGGCGCGCGGGCCTCGGGCGGCCGGGGAGCGGAGAAGGCAGGGGGCCGGGGAGCGGAGAAGGCGGCGGGGGGTCGGGCTCCGGTGCAGCGCATCCCGTCGGCACCGGACCTGCCCGGCTCGCCGTTCGGCATCGGTTTCGCGGCGGACGGCTCCGGCTTCGCGCTGCTCGTCGAGTGTGCGGAGCGCCGGTGCCGTCAGCACGTGGCGGTGCTCGAAGGGGGCGCGAAGGCGTGGCGCCGGGGCAGTTCGCCGCTGCGGGACGTGACGAGCGGCCGGGGCGTCTCTGCGGACCTGACGGTGCTCGGGCCGGGGCGGGCGCTGATAGGCGAGGGCTCGGAGCGTGTGGACGCTCCGGGGCGCACGTGGTTCACGGGCGACGGCGGCCGGACGTGGCGGCGCGGCACGGCGGGGGCCGCGGCGGCGGGTCCGGCGGCGGCTGTGGCGCGGGGCGGCGTCCTCTTCCCGGAGTGCCTGGAGCGCGACCGGTCCGACCCGAACGACTGCGTGCGGGAGCGGCTGCTCGCCCTGTCGCCACGGACGGGTCGGCATCATGTCCTGGTCCACCAGCCGCCGCTGAAGGGCCCGTTGCGTCAGGCCGGTGACCTCAGCGGGGCGGGCCTGTTCGTCTCCGGCACGGACCCGCGCACAGGCCTGCCCGCGCTGGCCAGGAGCACCGACCGGGGCCGCACGTGGCAGCGGCCGCGCCTGCCGGGCGTCGGTGCGGAGGGCGCGGTGTTCCGGGTGGTCGGGGGCCGCGGCGGGCTGTACGCGACGCAGCACGGGCCGGTGTCACCACCCGCGAAGAACGGCCTGGTCACCATGCACGTCAGCAAGGACGGGGGCCTGACGTGGACGAGGGTGTGGCGGCACCGGAAGGGCGTCGAGCCCCGCACGCTCATCGGCGACGTGCTGGTGGCCGACGACTCCAGCGTGACCCTGCACGGCGAGGACGGGGGCTGGCGCAGCACGGACGGCGCGCGGACGTTCGTCCGGGTCACGGCCAGGACGCCGTCGGGCTCGGTGGTCGCCACACCGGTGGGCTGGCTGCGGCGGGACAGCTTCGGTGGGAACGAGTTCCGCATATCGGCGGACGGCGTGCACTGGCGGGGGTTCCGGCTGGGCCGGGGGGACTGA